A genomic stretch from Aedes albopictus strain Foshan chromosome 2, AalbF5, whole genome shotgun sequence includes:
- the LOC115263992 gene encoding bridge-like lipid transfer protein family member 1 encodes MLAYGAILRNFIHLKENIFGEDQSFTDMENSNSKSSTAGRSGTTAKSTSSKDDPNKSVSETSCNADEKPKRFDPRLYRPLEVIVNVTIHDLQAHVIKNCNENDPPCPVVLIERLGFEMKKRFHETELQVLVSPSFLISSDNSIRPSKDKHLKQGHLLLSAVQVRGHAMFSNEGRQLDEETLEYAWLLEVQLGKLSGKMTLPQLCNVVTGLETLAFLTMDSENELKSPKTIRYCHHGIPTNVCPHTKEDAKYRCPSTEDIKYRMTRVAIDAVDFYLIENGTAMHTWISPIRIATCNLHGQQVKSGVTGLIPTILLRQFVSTGGHFSHSNGNSHSNTNTTGSNRSAKIRHQNSLKHESDPKDDTNPLYKRADDPPSTKPKPKMSESHQQQQMPSYHGHRRDSKEDQYGSLPNRRSHESDHFRREKEEIYASIHSTNRNSQKDMDSTEPWLEVGCLSLGPIIIEAASALPIPEHCLHLVQHNYLKLHDERNKKLWFLWANTSDPIRCGCVGGCAFFGSNRNGARFFKPSAQDLQDFINIARYHIHPNPREYGFGQSLLHEDQLVFHTPPYSMQPVSLQECYDYVGKPNLRTTRHCPTDSKSPLPPKHEAFMAPKQCDVSPNSTMIRSGGSGDKSGKSSLERVKEKDCGGSPLSADRSRGRRFSYTSGRQNTISHDVPYYRLLESSPKTNNPKICTSMRQDSESRLLTPKAIKVQAPKTSASDSRLTMEYFQGDDAVSVSEEPTELSHSAPQPHPLESDSEHSLSPKVPPEEVIIRDVQRTVSLTSENPSEAFFSADEDLHASRSSSLKATDLSTVIPKKRFASDLSIVGPNEMEGKLSTHRSDYEIHTPEHRSLPMRPQSTAELNDEERRIHGLATPLRKFSNISPRPEFRHFKPVYDVSSITSQFLCVVALVFHKLFIVALHYRHCFRFV; translated from the exons ATGCTCGCATACGGTGCTATTCTGAGGAATTTTATTCATCTGAAGGAGAACATCTTTGGCGAGGATCAATCCTTTACGGACATGGAAAACTCAAATTCAAAATCCAGTACGGCCGGTCGCAGCGGAACCACTGCCAAATCGACAAGCTCCAAGGACGATCCGAACAAATCGGTTTCGGAGACGAGCTGTAACGCTGACGAGAAACCGAAACGGTTTGATCCTCGGCTTTACCGGCCGCTGGAGGTAATAGTGAATGTTACAATACATGATCTGCAGGCGCACGTGATTAAAAATTGCAACGAGAACGATCCCCCATGTCCGGTGGTTCTGATCGAGAGACTAGGGTTTGAGATGAAGAAACGGTTCCACGAAACGGAGCTCCAGGTTCTAGTGAGTCCATCGTTCCTGATTTCATCGGACAATTCGATAAGGCCATCGAAGGATAAGCATCTGAAGCAAGGACACTTACTGCTGTCCGCTGTGCAGGTTCGAGGGCATGCCATGTTCAGCAACGAAGGTCGTCAGCTAGATGAGGAAACTTTGGAATATGCTTGGCTACTGGAGGTCCAACTTGGGAAGCTATCTGGTAAAATGACCTTGCCTCAGTTGTGCAATGTGGTAACGGGTTTGGAGACCTTGGCCTTCCTCACCATGGATTCGGAAAACGAACTCAAATCGCCGAAAACAATTCGATATTGCCATCATGGGATCCCTACCAACGTGTGCCCTCATACCAAGGAAGATGCCAAATATCGCTGCCCTTCGACCGAGGATATCAAGTATCGAATGACCCGAGTGGCCATCGACGCGGTAGATTTCTATCTCATCGAAAACGGCACAGCAATGCACACATGGATCTCCCCCATCCGGATTGCCACCTGCAACCTCCACGGCCAACAGGTAAAATCTGGCGTCACGGGATTAATTCCGACCATTCTCCTGCGACAGTTTGTTTCAACCGGGGGGCACTTCAGTCATAGCAACGGAAACTCCCACAGTAACACCAATACAACCGGGAGCAACCGATCGGCCAAGATCCGTCACCAAAACTCCCTAAAGCACGAATCAGACCCGAAGGATGACACGAACCCGCTCTACAAACGGGCCGACGACCCGCCCAGCACCAAACCGAAACCAAAGATGTCCGAATCACACCAGCAACAGCAAATGCCATCGTACCACGGCCACCGGCGCGATTCCAAAGAGGACCAGTATGGGTCGCTGCCGAACCGGAGGAGCCACGAGTCGGACCACTTCCGGCGCGAGAAGGAGGAAATTTACGCCTCGATCCACTCGACCAACCGGAACAGCCAGAAGGACATGGACTCGACGGAACCGTGGCTCGAGGTGGGCTGCCTGTCGCTGGGACCGATCATTATCGAAGCGGCCTCAGCGCTACCCATTCCGGAGCACTGCCTGCATTTGGTGCAGCACAA TTACTTGAAACTACACGACGAGCGAAACAAAAAACTGTGGTTCCTGTGGGCCAACACCAGCGATCCGATACGTTGTGGTTGTGTCGGCGGGTGCGCCTTCTTTGGATCTAATCGGAACGGAGCGCGATTTTTCAAACCGTCTGCTCAAGATCTCCAAGACTTCATCAACATTGCTCGCTATCACATTCACCCGAACCCCCGTGAGTATGGCTTCGGTCAAAGTTTGCTCCACGAGGATCAGCTGGTGTTTCACACGCCGCCCTACAGTATGCAACCGGTGTCGCTGCAGGAGTGCTACGACTACGTTGGAAAGCCGAATCTACGGACAACGCGCCACTGCCCGACGGATTCCAAATCTCCGCTGCCGCCGAAGCACGAAGCCTTCATGGCGCCGAAGCAGTGTGATGTGTCACCCAATAGCACGATGATTCGAAGCGGCGGCAGTGGTGACAAGTCCGGAAAATCCTCGTTGGAAAGGGTGAAGGAAAAGGATTGCGGCGGGTCGCCACTTAGTGCCGATCGAAGCAGGGGAAGACGTTTCTCGTACACCAGTGGAAG ACAAAACACCATATCCCATGACGTTCCATACTACCGTTTGCTCGAGTCCAGTCCGAAAACGAACAATCCCAAAATATGTACCTCCATGCGACAGGATTCGGAGTCCCGTCTGCTCACGCCAAAGGCCATCAAAGTGCAGGCGCCGAAAACAAGCGCTTCCGATTCGCGTCTCACAATGGAGTACTTCCAGGGAGACGACGCGGTCAGTGTTTCAGAGGAACCCACGGAACTGTCTCACTCGGCACCTCAGCCGCACCCACTGGAGTCGGACTCAGAGCATTCGTTGAGCCCCAAAGTGCCACCGGAGGAAGTCATCATACGAGATGTCCAACGGACGGTATCGCTTACATCGGAAAATCCTTCCGAGGCGTTCTTTTCCGCCGATGAAGACCTGCACGCTTCACGCAGTTCCAGCCTGAAGGCTACCGACCTTTCGACGGTTATTCCAAAGAAGCGATTCGCTTCCGATCTCAGTATCGTGGGGCCTAACGAAATGGAAGGGAAACTGTCGACACATCGTAGTGACTACGAGATTCACACTCCCGAGCATCGCAGCCTTCCGATGAGGCCTCAATCAACGGCAGAACTG AACGACGAGGAACGTCGGATTCACGGGCTCGCTACACCTCTGCGCAAGTTCAGTAATATCTCCCCAAGGCCCGAGTTCCGGCATTTCAAACCGGTTTACGACGTGAGTAGCATTACTAGTCAGTTTCTGTGTGTAGTGGCGCTTGTGTTCCATAAACTCTTTATTGTTGCTCTCCATTATCGACATTGTTTCCGTTTCGTTTGA